The following DNA comes from Salvia splendens isolate huo1 chromosome 17, SspV2, whole genome shotgun sequence.
actgccaacaagatcctaatcgaagtgtgcttaacaactggagcaaatacttcattgaaatcaattccttcttgctgtgtgaagcccctagccaccagccttgccttgaatctgattctatctttatcagtggtctcaatctttttcttaaacaaccacttacaactgatcagcctcctttcttttccatctgtagtcagtctggatttatccaccaaaatccatgttttgttcttgagtaaagattccatttcctcattcatggcttcaatccacctttctctgtctttactcttcatggcttctttatatgtgagaggatctgcaatatcaatgccctcagcagcacaaagtgcatagtagaccacatcagaaaacctttcaggtggtcttgtatttcttctgcctctatctcttgctatctggtactctctggcagaatctgctgtaggctcatcaatttttctacctcgagctagagcaccatcatcctctggttcagactcactttctgagtcagaggctccacctgctccttggcaaagtcccactggctccaccttgaggaaatcactctcaacttcattggagtccagcttcctttttaagtatggcatctgatcctccaagaacacaacatccctactcaccaccaccttctgcctaccaggctcaatgcaccagagcctataccccttaacacccctctgataccccagcaatatgcattttagagccctagcctcaagcttactttgcctagcatgagcataggctgcacacccaaacaccttgtattttgagtagtcactatgggctccataccacatgtaatcaggagtctcAGCCTTAAGGGCAGTAGATGGACACTTAtttatgagataggctgctgtatacacagcctctccccaaaatctgttgctcagaccagaactgagtaacaagcaccttactctctctaggatagtcctattcatcctctccacaacaccattttgctgggggttaccaggaacagtgcggtgcctcttcatacccttctctttgcaaaacagatcaaactcagtagacaggaattccaagccattgtcagttcttaggcatttaacactccttcccttctctagctccacctctttacaccatatcttgaattttgtgaatgtctctgatttttctttcagtatatacacccacagtttcctagtgtagtcatcaataatagcaaggtagtatttcccaccaccaattgagcttacaggtgaagggccccagagatcactgtgtatgtagtctaatggggctgtagaagagtgaatacctgtaggacagggtgccttctttgcttttccaagtatacactgctcacaggggtccatcttgttgaaatctccagagatcaggcccttcttgatgagttctttcaagcttccttctgctggatggcccaatctcttgtgccatagcattatggaatcatctgacactgcattgctttctccatcaacggCCTtaccttcagataatagagaatgtgctctctgtcagcctccatcatcactgcattcccagatttcacaagcatctttccctgactcatcaatatggtgaaccctttctcctccagcattcccaatgagatgagatttcttttcacttccggaatatacctcaccccagttaggatctttatagagccatcttgcaaacttagcttcactttccctatccctttgatctgacacacatggttatttccaagaactacagtccctgatgcttcctgaagatcatgaaaccaagatttgttggggcacatatggaagctgcaccctgagtccattatccacctgtgactgatcccattatcacttacattcatgagttgagcagggggatcagtactctctacacaatcagaagtgttgtggccctcagaggctagttttctcttccaggcatggcagtccttcttcaagtgccctggtttcttgcaccaaaaacatgctctggtttccttctgagcatcagaacttgagggtttagagccctcaaactttttcttgaagttctgctttttgaacttcttcacattcaaggcctctgctgcttgaacattggagcttgcagagcttctgctggtagtcttctggagttccttagccatcaaggccgagtagacttctgcataggtgataggcttatctctgccatagataattgcatcactcacctggtcatacgagctaggcaaggcattcaatgtgagaatggccttgtcttcatctgaaattttaacatccacagagcccagatcatcaatgatcttattgaactcctccaactgctctatgatagatttttcaccagaaaaactataggcatagagcctcttcttgagatacagccggttagccaaagattttgccaggtaaacttcatctaacctgttcaagatctccaccgcagtcttggcttcttgaacttccctcaagaccttatctccaaggcacagaatcactgcagaatgtgccttgagctgcatctcctccatccttgcctgagctttatcatcaagcattggagcctttcctttctcttctgtatttgcaagaactgcggccaagccttgttgaatcaagaccgccttcatcttcatcttccacaggctataatcattcttgcctgtgaacttttctgcatcaagccttgctgccatctctgaaaccgtttgatcctctgcaaatcagcttcaatatccccttcccacagacggcgccacttgttgggattcaatacgcacaagactttcacacactcaggtgaatcacacacacactcacagttgtatgataactcacaacgcagaagaacacacactcacacttagagtatcgaagatggtaatcttggagagaaaacttgaaaactctttattgattttcactactaactacgtacatggttttgagctatttaaagctctacaatcaagtagcaactgctactaactaactacaagaagaatcaagaaagcaagaagaataactgctacatctcggctaactaactgctgcaccaacggctagtttctctaggccgaacttccttctcggttcaagaccgaactgttgcttcttcttttttcggctcaagacgaactctattcttgactcaagaccgaactttcttttcggctcacaaccgagcactctcttcggctcacaaccgagctcccttctcggttcacaaaccgaactcctttctcggtacacaaaccgaactcctttgcttctcggctcaagaccaactgtcttctcggctcaaagccgaactcaaagccgagctcaaagccgagcttccttcttcttctcttcttcttccaactgaaatgagcactccattattacactTAAAACTAGTAGAAGATGGCTATATATGGGGTGTGGTTTCTAAGGTCTTGATGTGGCCTCTTGCCTGGGAATCGAAGGACTTCTTCCGATCGAGGACCCGTACTTGACTCGAGGCCACATCTTTAAGAGTAAAGTTGTATAAAGTCTCTGGCATTTCAAATCGGGCTAATGGCCAAAAGAATCataaagtttggtcaaattctagttAATCACGCAACTTTAAAAAATGGCTAATTATATCATAACTATGATATTTTCATAATTGTCCCGTGGTCTATGATTGGGGGGAATTATGTAATGCTTTTTGCAAAGGAAAAGTATCATGTGAAAAAAACATTTGGAAAATTTAAATGACGTCAATTAATAAATTGTTTCAGTTACGTTTTTAACTTTCACATATGTATGTTTTGATAAATTCAGAAACGTAGCATCatgaaaaaaattttaaaaaaatattctataCGACGTATTGTAGTTCCAACTTGATTCAAGCTACCAAACTTTGTAACATCTCTTACTCAATTGTCAAATGCTGAGTAGTGGTATGTACTCCATACTTGGCCACTAGCAAAAAATGTGCGCACAGCTTAGCTTTGTTCATGGTACACCATAGAAATATATcattgacacgagttttaattcgtgattagtaaagtaaaagagaatgaagaaaaatagttgaaattgtacAGTGGATTGTGGGTCactaaaatgataaagtaaaagagaaggagaaaatgtTACTCCCTCCTTCCTCCATTAATTATCCACTTTGATTCCGatacaggttttaagaaatgtgaaagaAAGTGGgttaaaaagttagtagaatatgagtctcacttttatttattagttttataataaaatgtgagtggaataaattagtggaatgtgaagccTACTTAACAtagatatggactatttctattggaccgaaaaaaaagaaatatagctTGTTTCTATGGAATGGATGGAGTAACTTAACATCTACAATCCTAAATTTAAGCTAATGTACAAAATATATGAGCTTTACAACATTTTTGCTAGTGTGCCACGTGTAGGACTAGAGTTATCAAAAGTGGTCCCAAGGTAGATGCTCTATTAGCGAGTTCACACCATAGAAAATACTTATCACAAAAGTATGACATCCTTTGATTTATAAATTGGAAATTGGTCACCAAATTATCAACTTTCACAAAAGTatgtactactagtatttttaaTCTTTAAAGTCATCTTCAAaattattacttttttttaactGTGCGGATTTTTCGTACAAAAAATTTTCGACATAAATTTTCCTATATACAATACCAtccatatcatcatcaatttcattttcCCTACAAGATCAAAATGTTGATAATTATTACGACCACTTTTAATGTTTACGAAAAATACAAGACTTGTgtgaaatttcataatttttctgaTGAATTTCCATTTATAAAAACATATaccaataataatttaataatagtagtataaatttaaaatgttcAAACTGTGACAATCAAGAGAACTGAGTCTGCACCAATTTCAAGCAAAGAAGCTAAAGATGAAGAAGTTGGCGGCGGCTATTTCGATCGCAATTTTGGCGGTTGCCTCTGCCTCGGCACTGCGGCATATGCGGGAGACCAGCTATTTGAGCAAGGAAGAGCACTGGATTAATCAAACTATTGATCACTTCTCTCCCTACGTAACTTCCTTCTCCATATCAATTCATTGTTGCACTTCACATGGAAATTCTTGTTCATCTTCAATTTAGTTTTCTCCTAGTAGGAATGGAAAGTGTGTAGATTGCGGCTTCAATTTCACCTTACTCATATGTCTAGCAATTGCACCATGCTCCAACTAGAGTGTCTTTGCAGGACCGCACCCAATTTGCTCAACGCTATTATGAATATCTCCATGAGTTTCATTCTCCTGATGCTCCAATATTTCTTATCATCTGTGGGGAATCTTCTTGTAATGGGATTAGTAATGACTATTTGGGGGTAAGTTTGCAGTCCCATGAAACTGAAATATACTAACAGAACTAGGAAAAAAGGGCTCTGTTTACAACAACTCATTTACTTTTAACATATGATTCTAGGTGGAAATGTTTCTTCACCTTGGAAGCTCAATAGGTTCTAGCAAAAAAGTTTGGAGCAGCTGTGGTTTCTCTTGAGCATCGTTACTACGGGAAGAGCTACCCTTTCGGATCATTCAGCATGGATAATCTGAGATATCTTTCGTCGAAACAAGCCCTGTTTGATTTGGCTGTTTTCAGGCAGTATTATCAGGAATCCTTAAATGCAAAGCTCAACAAATCAACACACAATCCATGGTTTGTCTTTGGCATCTCATACGCGGGAGCCCTAAGTGCGTGGTTCCGCCTCAAGTTCCCGCATCTTACCTGCGGAAGTCTTGCTAGCTCAGCCCTTGTTCTTGCTGTTTACAACTTCACCAAGTTTGATCAGCAGGTCAAGGAAAACTCATTAAATCATCTGTTTTGTTACCTCCTTACTTTGCTTTAAAGTTGTATACGATCCGTTTCTTGATCCGGTGATATTTTTGTGCAGGTTGGTGAATCCGCTGGTCCAGAATGTAAAGCTGTGTTGCAAGAAATTACCAATCTTGTTGAGCAGAGACTTGAATCTAACCAGAAAGAGCTAAAGAAATTATTTAACGCATCCAAGGTAGAAAAGATTAGTAAGTTTATGACATACTTTGAAATTGTTGCAATCTTTATTTTAACTACCTTGTTACATTTTCTGACTGATGTCAAGTGGTTTTATTCTAAGCTTGAGTAATTCATTTAGAAGTCCTGCTTTCCACTATGAGTTTCATTTTGTGTGGAATCTCGGATCGTATTATGGAGTTCAATGATGACTTGATTTGTATTACAGCTATCAAACGATGGCGACTTCTTGTATTTTCTGGCAGATGCAGCAGTCACAGCGGTACGTGAATATACATCTTTGTACAATAGAAACTTATTGTTTTCTGGACCAGTTTTAGCATGGTTTGCGGTTTTCAGATTCAATATGGTGATCCAGATGAACTGTGCAATCCTCTTACTGAAGCAAAGAAAGCTGGCGAAGATTTAGTGGTAAGCCGTTCTTTTTTCTCTAGTTGTACCTAGCAAGAAAGTTTGCACGGTTGTGGTTTGGTTCTCTTCGAACTCTATCACGGAAGCACCATTTGTGCTGCTGATATTTTCTTGTTCAGGAAGCATATGCCAAATATGTGAAGGAGTATTACATAGACTATATTGGTGTCGATGTTGAGGCTTACGGGCAACAGCAGTTGAAGAGAGCCAAAATAAGCGATAGCAGTTCTGCTCGCTTGTGGTGGTTCCAAGTGTGTACAGAAGTTGCATATTTTCGAGTCGCACCAGCAAATGATAGTATCCGTTCGTCAAAAGTCGACACTAG
Coding sequences within:
- the LOC121774838 gene encoding probable serine protease EDA2 isoform X1 is translated as MKKLAAAISIAILAVASASALRHMRETSYLSKEEHWINQTIDHFSPYDRTQFAQRYYEYLHEFHSPDAPIFLIICGESSCNGISNDYLGVLAKKFGAAVVSLEHRYYGKSYPFGSFSMDNLRYLSSKQALFDLAVFRQYYQESLNAKLNKSTHNPWFVFGISYAGALSAWFRLKFPHLTCGSLASSALVLAVYNFTKFDQQVGESAGPECKAVLQEITNLVEQRLESNQKELKKLFNASKLSNDGDFLYFLADAAVTAIQYGDPDELCNPLTEAKKAGEDLVEAYAKYVKEYYIDYIGVDVEAYGQQQLKRAKISDSSSARLWWFQVCTEVAYFRVAPANDSIRSSKVDTRYYLDLCKKVFGNNMPGPDVNATNLYYGGKDIAGSKIIFTNGSQDPWRHASKQTSSRGMPAYIIKCHNCGHGADMRGCPQSRLVPKGMLCGLGSRIWSCSSTAISLVSFSHSKVLPVVFRVSGDAKNCASPDAVNKVRRDIITHIYQWLSECQFSGVSAM
- the LOC121774838 gene encoding probable serine protease EDA2 isoform X3 codes for the protein MDNLRYLSSKQALFDLAVFRQYYQESLNAKLNKSTHNPWFVFGISYAGALSAWFRLKFPHLTCGSLASSALVLAVYNFTKFDQQVGESAGPECKAVLQEITNLVEQRLESNQKELKKLFNASKLSNDGDFLYFLADAAVTAIQYGDPDELCNPLTEAKKAGEDLVEAYAKYVKEYYIDYIGVDVEAYGQQQLKRAKISDSSSARLWWFQVCTEVAYFRVAPANDSIRSSKVDTRYYLDLCKKVFGNNMPGPDVNATNLYYGGKDIAGSKIIFTNGSQDPWRHASKQTSSRGMPAYIIKCHNCGHGADMRGCPQSRLVPKGMLCGLGSRIWSCSSTAISLVSFSHSKVLPVVFRVSGDAKNCASPDAVNKVRRDIITHIYQWLSECQFSGVSAM
- the LOC121774838 gene encoding probable serine protease EDA2 isoform X2 — translated: MKKLAAAISIAILAVASASALRHMRETSYLSKEEHWINQTIDHFSPYDRTQFAQRYYEYLHEFHSPDAPIFLIICGESSCNGISNDYLGVLAKKFGAAVVSLEHRYYGKSYPFGSFSMDNLRYLSSKQALFDLAVFRQYYQESLNAKLNKSTHNPWFVFGISYAGALSAWFRLKFPHLTCGSLASSALVLAVYNFTKFDQQVGESAGPECKAVLQEITNLVEQRLESNQKELKKLFNASKLSNDGDFLYFLADAAVTAIQYGDPDELCNPLTEAKKAGEDLVEAYAKYVKEYYIDYIGVDVEAYGQQQLKRAKISDSSSARLWWFQVCTEVAYFRVAPANDSIRSSKVDTRYYLDLCKKVFGNNMPGPDVNATNLYYGGKDIAGSKIIFTNGSQDPWRHASKQTSSRGMPAYIIKCHNCGHGADMRGCPQSRLVPKGDAKNCASPDAVNKVRRDIITHIYQWLSECQFSGVSAM